The genomic DNA CGGAATCGCGGCCTCTCAGGCCGTCCGCCGCCGGCGCGCGGACAGGGCTCCGGCGATGACATCGCCGGAGCCCTTCAGCAGACTGTGAAACACCGTGGCCGAGCTGGAACATGGTGTCCAGGACCTCGACCGAACGGACCGGACCTCCCGTCAGCCCGTCCGCACGATCACCGAGTGACCCGGCCTGGGTCGAGGTGCCGGCGTCGCACTACGTGCCCGATCCCCACGTCCGAGGTCGCCTGGCGTGTCGGGCTGGATGACATCGGCACGAGGGGGGAATCGTCAGTTCCCTGATGCCGGAATCCCGGCATCGACGAGACGAGTGATCACTGCACCCCGTGGGGCCGGAACTGGATGCTGATACGCCCGCCCGCGGCCCGCGTGGTCTTGGGGATGGCATGCTCCCAGGTCCGCTGGCAGGAGCCGCCCATCACGATCAGGTCGCCGTGTCCGAGCGGCCGCCGGACGACATCACCGCCGCGGCACGGGCGCAGCAGCAGGTCACGGGGCGCTCCCACGGAGAGGATGGCGACCATCGTGTCCTCGCGGGCCCCCCTGCCGATCCGGTCGCCGTGCCAGGCCACGCTGTCGCGCCCGTCGCGGTAGTGGCACAGGCCGGCCGTCGTGAAGGGTTCGCCGAGTTCGACGGCGTAGTGCGTGGAGAGTGTCTGCCGCGCCTCGTCGAGGACGGGGTGCGGCAGCGGTTCGCCGGCGCGGTAGAAGGCGAGCAGACGCGGGACGTCCACGACCCGCTCGTACATCTGCCGTCGCTCGGCCTTCCAGGGAACGTCCGTGGCCAGCTGTTCGAACAGGGCGTCGGCCCCGCTCAGCCAGCTCGGGAGGAGGTCGATCCAGGCTCCGTCACCGAGTTCGGTTCTGCGGAGCCCGTCCAGTGGGCGTAGGCGCACGTCGTCGCTCTGATCGAACAGGGATCCCTGGAGCTGGTGCGATGCCATGTCTGCAGCATACCTCGCGTTCGAACACGTGCGCTATTAGGAAGCTCGGTGCGCCCCGGACGGATGCACTGCGGTGCGGGCCTCGGCAGGCCGAGCAACCCTCTCCCACGGAGGTCGGCCATCCCCAAGCACCGGGAGCAGCAGATCGAGACTCGGCGGGCACCCCTGCGGCCCACCGCCCCTTGGGCCGACCGACTGACACACATCTCTCATATCGTCTAAATTGGGGCAAGTGGGGTTG from Streptomyces sp. NBC_01707 includes the following:
- a CDS encoding alpha-ketoglutarate-dependent dioxygenase AlkB, with amino-acid sequence MASHQLQGSLFDQSDDVRLRPLDGLRRTELGDGAWIDLLPSWLSGADALFEQLATDVPWKAERRQMYERVVDVPRLLAFYRAGEPLPHPVLDEARQTLSTHYAVELGEPFTTAGLCHYRDGRDSVAWHGDRIGRGAREDTMVAILSVGAPRDLLLRPCRGGDVVRRPLGHGDLIVMGGSCQRTWEHAIPKTTRAAGGRISIQFRPHGVQ